The sequence below is a genomic window from Pseudorca crassidens isolate mPseCra1 chromosome 7, mPseCra1.hap1, whole genome shotgun sequence.
CCACCTGTTAGAAGTCAAAGTCATAGTCATATACATTTTCGAGACAAAGGATGGTACGTCAAAATGACACACTGATATTTTACATAAAGTTCCCTAAAGATACATAGTCCAGACCTGCACATACAAGGGGAGAAGTAGGTCACTATGACCCCTTACAggattaggaaaggaaaaattaatcttCTAAGAAGTTATGTTACTGgtatcagaaggagaaaaagaaaacactgatctTTACGGTGGAGCAGGCATTCCTGCCTttgaggaggtctggttaatgtaTAATGCAGATGCACACAGCACTTTAGGGCTGGCCTAATAGGGGCAAGGAATATGTTATGCTTAAAATTTCTCGTCCTGCCTTAAGACATAGCTTTTATTCCATcactgtttttcaaatttttgtaaTACAAAGAAAAGGATAGGCATTCTCTTTCCATCAATGCCCTGTTAAAACCCTAAGTTGCCAAAAGTAGTCAAGATACAAATAACTTTGGGGAATAAGGCAAATAAGACACTTGAACATTAAGCACAACGGTACCATAAAAGAAAGTATCTGTGACGAACAGAATTtatctcaggaaagggaaaagagCAAATTTCAAAAATGCATAATGCACGAAAATACACAcaattcaaaataagaaaatgattatCAAGAAAaacactcaggaaaaaaaaaaaaaagaaaagaaaagcactcAGGgggccttcctggtggcgcagtggttgagagtccgcctgccgatgcaggggacacgggtttgtgccccggtccgggaagatcccgtgtgccgcagagtggctgggcccgtgagccatggccgctgagcctgcgagtccggagcttgtgctccgcaacgggagaggccacaacagtgagaggcccgcgtaccgcaaaaaaaaaaaaaaaaagaaaaaaaaaagaaaaaaagaaaagcactcaTTTCTCAGAGGTGACCCTACTGCAGCCTTAGTGAGCATCCtgttggttttttcttttaaccaaatTAGGCACATATGAGCATAATATTATAGGAACATCTTTTAACTAAATTACATATATTGAGCATGTATCTGGTCAATATTATTTCACATCAATCATTTTTTCTATGACAGTGATTGTTAAAGTTTGGTCCTATTCATACAGTGAAAAAAGGATTACAGCCATCAAGAAGTTAGTGCAATTTAAGTGAACACAGGCATAAAGGTTCAGCAGCTTTCCTAGGAAGCTTTCGTTCCCGCCCACGCCTGGGAACCCGCTTCACCGGGCCGTTCAGCCTCCTCAGAGTGCGTGCTGTTGGTGTGGACTGGGCTCGGGGCCACCGGAGGGGGCGGCGGGCACAGTTCAGCGGGCGCTAAAGAGCTCTCCTCGCTGCTCCCCAGGCCCCGCCGCCACCGACGCGGCTCCCTTGGCTTGTCCTCTGGCCTAGCTCCACCTCGCTTGTGGAATTCTCCGCAGTTCTGCGTCTGGGCGCGTCCTCCTGCCTTGCTTGGCTGGATCTGCAGGCGTCTTCCGGCGCAGCTTTGCCAGAGCGGCTATGGCGGCGCGGGTCTGGGCGCGTCCTCAGCTGCTCAGGACGGGTCTGCTGGCGTGCTCCGATGCCTGAGGCTTGGGGGACAGACGCAGCCGGGATCCAGGCATGTCTCCCGTGAGGTAAACTCCTGCCACCGCACCCACACCCTCCAGGCCCTCGGCCAGCGTGAAAGGAGTCTGGGTTTACCTCAGCTGGGAAAGGAGTCTTGTACGTTGGTCTGTTCCCAATGGTCATGAGTATGACCtcaggtggcctcggcctgcagcggcTTTAAGCAGGATTTCGGTTTCGGCCAGAGACTGAGGTCGGGCagtggcagtgagagcactgaatcctagTCACCTGACCACCAGGGAcgagtggccagtgacaaggccctggcctgtCAGCTGtgcagaaatgaatttccacatagagacggaaagtagtgaaacaaggaaagtgtttattaggaggaaaaagagtacataTGTGTGGAGAGACACACGGGCGACCTCAGATAGAGTTACGCCCTCccggtagtttgaatcacttttatggggcatttcttccgggtttcctttggccaatcatcttgctttgcctggttctgagtctgtatatggtatatctcagggtcctcccatgtgcgcatctcttagccaagatgggtTCTAGCGAAAAAGCCTATGGGTATGTTGGCATCACTTACTGTgggtggtgccccctccctttttgacctccaaggagcctttctgcgcatgtgtagtcagggaggtctccttgacttcgagaatgaggaatatgtggtcttttatctcttatctgtGCAGATCCCAGCCTCCATCCATCATCCCAGCTTCCTCCATCATCCTCCATTGTGGAGTTTCTGTCCACAGGGGAGAAACtgttcagcctggggcccatctgtctcctgctTCAGGTATGTCCCCTTAATTAGACTGAATTTTCCATCTTTGCAAAAATGAACCCTACTCTGTCATGTGGACTCTTTGGGAAGGACAAAAAAACCATATTATCCATAAAAAATGCAATTGGTTTATTAATAATCAAATACACTTTTTTGTTAAGTGCAGCTTTCTAGATAAATATCCTTGAACTCATACTGTGAAAGCTAAGTGTGACAGTATAGTAGACAGTCAACCCAACTACATTAATTAGTGTTGTAATAAGCTTTGCAACTTGATATTCTATCACCCTTACATTATGTGCTGAGCAAGGCTATTAAATAAgccttgttattttttaaacacttgagttgttcctgtttattttttaatgtaagtatatttaaatgtttctttttaaattataaatacatgCTGGATAATGGAATTTACCTCTACTCTCCATACCATCTTCCATATAAAACCAGTATTAACTGATGCTGAATTCTAGACTTTATGTTACAGCTAACtacatttttcaaaaagcatGGTTACTACTTATTTACAACTTGTTTTTGTCCAAGTTGTCTCCTGATCCAGTTGTCTGGTCAGGCTAAATCATTCTTTTGCTTAGCTGCATTGTAGGGGTATATCATGTTTA
It includes:
- the LOC137228370 gene encoding uncharacterized protein; protein product: MLLVSEGEKENTDLYGGAGIPAFEEEAFVPAHAWEPASPGRSASSECVLLVWTGLGATGGGGGHSSAGAKELSSLLPRPRRHRRGSLGLSSGLAPPRLWNSPQFCVWARPPALLGWICRRLPAQLCQSGYGGAGLGASSAAQDGSAGVLRCLRLGGQTQPGSRHVSREIPASIHHPSFLHHPPLWSFCPQGRNCSAWGPSVSCFRNFKFEEHISSFHTVGYKRLAEVSFAAVIIIEPVGGMA